TTATCCGTTCTTTGCTGGCTACGGCGGCTATGTGTTTAAAAATGAAAACGGCAAATACGACACAAGCGACATCGGGCTGGCTAATGATGGAGCCGTCAAAGGAGCCGAGCTCGTCCAATCGTGGTTTAAAAACGGCTACATTCCGAAAGAAATCACCGGCGATATTATGAACGGGCTGTTTACAAAAGGGAATGTGGCGGTTGCCATCACCGGACCATGGAACATCGCGTCGTATAAAGAAGCGCTGGGCGACAAATTAGCGACCGCACCGCTGCCGGTCTTAGACAACGGCGAGCATCCGAAATCGTTCGTCGGCGTGAAAACATGGATGTTATCAGCCTATTCGCAAAACAAAGAATGGGCGGTCGATTTCATGAAATTTGTGACGAACGAAGAAAACTCGCTCCACTACTATGAAGTGGCCGGTGAAATGCCAGCAAACCAAAAAGCGTTGACGAACGAAAAAATCACGAACGACCCGCTGATCGCCGGCTTTGCCGAGCAAATCCAATACGGCGAGCCGATGCCGAACGTGCCGGAAATGTCGCAAGTGTGGGAGCCGATGGGCAATGCCTTGCAATTTATCGCGAAAGGCGACAACCCGAAAGCGGTGCTCGGTGAGGCAGTGAAAACGATTCAAGATAAAATCGCCGCCAGCGGCGCTGGAAAATAACGAGTGATGTCGTGGTGGATAGGATCAGCCCTATCCACTATTCTTATCCATACAATAGGGGGGAGTTCGGATGCCGGAAGCAAACGTCCGCCATCGGCCGGCGGTGGCGATGGCGCTGTCGCTGTTGTTTGCCGGCCTTGGGCAATTGTACAACCGCCGGTATGTCAAAGGAATTTTGTTTATCATCATTGAAGCAGCCTTTTTGATGACGTTTTATAACTTTTTGAACATCGGGCTGTGGGGACTCGTCACGCTTGGCGAAATCCCGATGCTTGATCATTCGATTTTTCTCTTGATTCAAGGATTGGTTTCGGTCATCATCATCGTGTTTGCGGCCGCCCTGCATATTGCGAACATCATTGATGCGCGCAACGACGCCCGCCGCCGGCAAAGGGGCGAACCGTTTCCGTCGCTGTGGGAATCGTGCCGCAACGCTTGGGATAAAGGATTTCCGTACATCTTTGTCACGCCCGGGCTTGTGATGCTGTTGTTTATCGTTGTGCTGCCGCTGTTGTTTATGGTGTCGCTCGCGTTCACCGATTACAACTTGTACCACTCGCCGCCGCGGCATTTATTGAATTGGGTCGGATTTGAAAACTTCAAAAACTTAGTCTCCATCCCGATTTGGAAAAGCACGTTTTTTAGCGTCCTCGCGTGGACAATCGTTTGGACAGTTGTCGCGACAACGATGCAAATCGCCCTTGGACTGTTTTTGGCGTTGCTTGTCAACGACCCGCGCATCAAGTTTAAGCGGTTCATCCGCACGGTGTTGATTTTGCCGTGGGCCGTGCCAGCGTTTGTCACGAT
Above is a window of Geobacillus thermoleovorans DNA encoding:
- a CDS encoding carbohydrate ABC transporter permease — encoded protein: MPEANVRHRPAVAMALSLLFAGLGQLYNRRYVKGILFIIIEAAFLMTFYNFLNIGLWGLVTLGEIPMLDHSIFLLIQGLVSVIIIVFAAALHIANIIDARNDARRRQRGEPFPSLWESCRNAWDKGFPYIFVTPGLVMLLFIVVLPLLFMVSLAFTDYNLYHSPPRHLLNWVGFENFKNLVSIPIWKSTFFSVLAWTIVWTVVATTMQIALGLFLALLVNDPRIKFKRFIRTVLILPWAVPAFVTILVFAAMFNDKFGAINREVLSLFGVSVPWMTDPFWTKVALILIQTWLGFPFVFALFTGVLQSISRDWYEAADIDGATRWQKFRSITLPHVLYATAPLLIMQYAGNFNNFNIIYLFNDGGPAVRGQNAGGTDILISWVYDLTFTTNNYNMAAAISLIIGLIVSGFAIYQFRRTRSFKEEGNI
- a CDS encoding sugar ABC transporter substrate-binding protein, encoding MRKALSLFLMAVLLIGVLGACGPKRDVQQPKGNDQKTAEQDKKPEKLVVWVNDDEKQKQALKDIFQKYTEKTGIKIEMVAVSMLDQTKKLALDGPAGKGPDVFYQPHDRIGDIVLQGLADPVDLGDAKGEYSPTAINAVTYDGKTYGVPMVVETYGVFYNKNLVPEAPKTMDDLMKIAKEKTNAAKDQYGFLMEATNFYFVYPFFAGYGGYVFKNENGKYDTSDIGLANDGAVKGAELVQSWFKNGYIPKEITGDIMNGLFTKGNVAVAITGPWNIASYKEALGDKLATAPLPVLDNGEHPKSFVGVKTWMLSAYSQNKEWAVDFMKFVTNEENSLHYYEVAGEMPANQKALTNEKITNDPLIAGFAEQIQYGEPMPNVPEMSQVWEPMGNALQFIAKGDNPKAVLGEAVKTIQDKIAASGAGK